The sequence below is a genomic window from Chryseobacterium foetidum.
TTTTGTTAAACACAAACTTCTTGATACGGTTTTCTTCAAAAACCTACTCGAAATGACGCTGCCATCAAAATATTGAATATCCGCGCGTCAGTTCGAGTGTTTTTCGCAGCGCAGCGTAGAAAAATGTATCGAGAACCAGTGAATAAGCGATAATTTCGTAAAACAACAACTTCCCGATAAGGTTTTATGTCAAAACCTACTCGAAGTGACGATACCGTCATTACAGGGAATTTTACGTTAGTAAGAATATCATTCAGATCAGAGAAATAGCTATCAGGAAACATTTCTAAATCAGTTAAACAATTTTTTCAAATTGCATTCGATCAACTGAGAATAGTACAGAACGGTGCCCACATTTCCCACCGTATATCTACATATCAGGGTCGTGGAAAAAGAAAATGTTTTATGTAACATTTGTTTTGAGATTTATAATTTAAAAAGAACAGGGATTAGTGCCTTACTTCACTCTCAATCCCATCAATTCCCAGTTCCTTCTGAAGTTCCCTGATGTAACTTAGTATTTCATTTTCAGATTGTGAAACCAAAGTTATTTTGGAAGAGAAGATAAAGCTGCGGCTGGTATTTCCGTTCTTTTGCAACACCTGCATTTTTCCGCTGTAACCACCAGATCTGCTGCCTGCTTTGAAGGAACTGAAAATTATTTTGTTGATGTCACTGATTTCAAATTTTTTAAAAGACAGATTGTTCATAATGAGATAACCATCTTTTATGAAAAAAGGATGAAACTTAACATTGCGGAAAAAGTATGAGATTGCGTAGACCAAACCTGCCACCCCGAAAATAACCCAGTAGGAGTCATACCAATTATTGTCAGAGTCCGTAACGGCTTTTACAACTGTTGTACCTTCTCCACCTGTACTCATATTCCTTTTGCTTAAATCCCGGATAGCTTCTGAGCCCAATGTTCCGTCTCCGGCAAGCAATTTTACGGTATTGATATCCTTGATTTCATAAACTGTTGAGGGCATCATCTGGGAGCTTCCGGCATCATCAAAATAAAAATATCGGCTCCCGTGCTGCCACACACTTCCATTGTACGAATCAGCACGGCTGATCTTTTTAATTCCGGAAGCCAGCACATCCTCAAGCTCGATAAGATGAGTGGTTCTGCTGAGCAGTCCTCTTTTTCTGCCCCATTCTTCGGTGGCTTTCAAAAAATAAACTTTGTTGCCACTGGTGAATACGTCCGGTGCAATCTCCTGAAACTGGTTATTTTCAAATGGATTATCGCCGGCACGTATTACTTTTTCAGCTTCTGTGTCATAAAAATACAGACCGTCTTTGGAAACGAACAGAGCCTGGTAAGCATGTTTAAGATTCATTCCCAAAAGTCGGTATGGTGCTTTTGATTCATCAAAGGGTTTACCATTGACGTAGACCATTCCGTTCTGAGGGTTGATAAGATAAGCACTTCGGGACGGAATATCGCTTTCGATTCCAATCTCATGGATCTTTTCGTTGTATTTGAGGGGGAGCTGCCCATCTTGAAAGTAAACATTTCTGCCGTCTGTAAAATATCCTTCGCTGTCCCGCACATCTCCATCGTAATAGTGAATCTTAACTGGACGGATGGTTTTGGGATTGGAGTTTTTCATCTCAAGACCTTTGAAAAAAGCAACTTTTTCACCTGCTGCTATTGCAAAGCCTGGTTTGGACAGATATGTGCTGCTTTCGTCAAGTTTTTTAAAGGGATACCAATAGTTTTGAGGCTTGTCTGAAAGTCCGAGACTCTGACCACCCAAACGGATGACAAAACCGACCGCACTGAGCGATTCATTCTTTTCGGAATTGCGGGCACAATAGTATGTTGTTTTACCGTCCGTATAGTAATTGTTGCCTAAAACAGTCAGTCGGGAAGGATCTAAGTCTTCCAGAATTATATTTCCGGCATAGACATGTTGGTCATCGTAACCAATATGAGCATCTGAAAAACTTTCAGAGATAATTTTAAAGGTTGCAGTATTGGCACCTTTTACTTCATAATAGCCGTTGCCGGGGACCATGGCGTAGATTTTCCCTTCAAATTGCGTAAAAATTCTATTGAGATCTTTCTTGTTGGAATCATAATCAATGGGCTCACTTTTTGATGAAAGCGAGACAAACAGTAACGCAAACATCATCAAAAAAATAAAGATCAGAAAGCCATAAATTAAAAACCGGAATCTGTAGAGCATCGGCATTATTTTAAATATTTTAAATACGTCAAAGTACTCGCTAAATTTTCAATCATCTGGGAATTGCTTTAATCTGAAACCTCAAATTACTGGTCATTATTATTTTATATAAATTAAAATTTTCCACTATTATTACCATTAAAAATAATCATAGATCTTCATAGATCAACTATTAATCATTACTCGCATATCTCCTCAATAATTGGCTGTAATTTTGCATGATCTACTGTTAAAAAAAGAACACTATGAAAAATTTTTTGCTTGCCATTGCCATTTTAAGCACGAGTCTTGCTCACGGCCAGAAAAAGAAACCTGCCAAAGTGATCCCGCCACCTCCAATTGTAAGGACTGAGAAAGAACCACCACCACCACCAAGCCTTGCCATTGAGGATTCATCAAAGAAATGTTTTGTACACGTAAGTGAAGTTCCAAAAGATTCTATGGTTGCTGTCACCGAAAATCTTCTGGAGTATTTCCCTTCGGGAAGCAATGCCAGAATGGTCATCACAACCTATCAATATGATCCCAAACTAAAGAAACAGTTGAATGGCTCAGACGAAATGCTTGCCCAATCCCAACAACTGCAGTTTATCGAAGGTAAATACACCATCGAAAAAGGAATTCTTACGATGATACCTTACAAGAAAGATAAATTCGACACCCGCCGGTTTAAGCTCGTGAATAAACCTAAAACACAGACCGTCATCAACTTAAAAGACGAGCAGAACCATCTTTATAAAAAAGGGAATTGTATCGAACCCATGATCAGTTTGTGAATTCGAATTAAATTCATAACAGCAAAATCTAATATAGGATGAGAAAACTGATTTTAAAATATTGGATCACTAATGTTCTTTTCAGTCTCACCCTGTTTGCTGTCCACAGAATTCTGATTGCAGATAAAGAGTATTCAAACGCCAACTGGCTTGATTTCTTCTTCAGTCTGACAGAAATCTTCGTCAATCTCGGTGTCATTAATATTTTTAGTGTTATTTCCGGTCTGCTCGCTGACTTTCTTTTTGAATTTAATGATCAGGGTTAGAAATCAATACTACTTATCATTACTGACGTTTATTATAGTTCCTCTCGCCGTTTCTGTTTATATTCTGACAGCATTCATTGATACCTTTTCATCCGGAAATTCGGTGTTCGAAACTATATCAATTTTACTGCTGATTTACCTGACCTTCAACTGCATTCAGTTCCGTATGTTCCGGCAAAGAATGCTTTCGCTAACTACTGTGAGCAAAGAATAGTGTATTTTATTAACTGCAAATTAAAAAATCTCTATGCCATCACCAGAAAACTGAACTAACTGCGAAAAATCTGAAATTTTTGTTGTATAACTTTCCCGCCCAGACAAAGTTTCAGAAAATAATGGTAATCAAAACTTATCTCAGAAATTTGCCACAATTTAGGGTCGGGGCAAAGAAGATTTAAAAGGAAATTTCGATTACAAATTAAAAATCTTTGCACCTATCCAACCAAAAAACAAAATCCCCGGTTTGTTTCCAAACAGGGGATTTTTCATATAAGGAGTGATAAGTGTGGTGTAGTATTTTTCAAGTCGGTACTTTGCAAGTATTATGCCTTAAGATAATAATTGGTGATAATATTTGAAATTATTTGAAATTGTTTGATGTTGCAAAATTTTAATATAAAACGGTACGGTTTTCGTTTAACAGAAAGTATTAACCAAAACACCAAAAATATGCAGTCTTCTACTAACTACGATCAGTCGATCTCAAGCATGACAAAAGAAATTGAACGTCAAAAAGCACTTAAAGTGCTTGAAAAAGCAAAAAGTATTAAAAGAAAAGTGGTGTTTCTGCCACGCGGCGCCTCAGGAAGCATTAACCCCGCCATATAAACTTTAATTAAACAGAGTCCGTCTCACAGCTGGTGAAAACGGACTTTTTTATGATTTTTATCGACCTCCTGGTGGGAGAATGATTTTCATACAGTCGATTCTGAACCCACATCATTGAGTTGTGAGACTAACTTTGTTTAATGAAAAGATCGAATTCTATCTCAGTCATAAAATTTTACAGCAAGATAAAGATGTCTGTGGCGGCGGGTGTAAATGTGTATAATTTCAATATCTTTACATCGTAAATCATTTTAATGCAGACATCATCCTTCAAAGTTGCAGTTTCCATCGCTGCAGTTTGTTTCAGCACAGTCGTTTTTGCACAGCAGAATTATTCTGTGAGCGGAACAGTAAAAGATCAGAAAAACGGCGAATTGCTGATCGGAGTTTCCGTAAAAGTAGCTGAAGATCCCAGCATTTCAGTCACGTCAAACGAATACGGTTTCTATTCTCTTTCTCTTCCCAAAGGTTCCTACACTTTACTGGTCTCCAGTCCGGGCTTTAAAGATTTTCAGCAAAGCATCAACCTTGAGAATGATGTAAAGCAGAACATCCAGCTAATTCAGGAAGGCGATGAGAAAACTTCACAGATTGATGAGGTGGTCATTTCAGCAGTTAAAAAAGATAAAAATCTGAGTTCTGCCCAAATGGGAACTGAAACTTTAAGCATTAAACAGATCGATAAACTTCCTGTTTTGTTTGGTGAAAAAGATGTGATGAAAACCATTCAGCTTTTGCCGGGAATTAAAAGTAATGGTGAAGGAAGTAGTGGATTTTCCGTAAGAGGTGGAGCAACAGACCAGAATTTAATTCTCTTGGATGAAGCTGCGGTTTATAATGCATCGCATTTGCTTGGCTTTTTCAGCACCTTTAACAGTGACGCTCTGAAAGATGTGAGTATCATCAAAGGAAACAGTCCGGCTCAGTATGGCGGGCGTTTGTCTTCTGTTCTGGATGTTAAAATGAAAGACGGAAACAACAAAGACTACAACGTCAACGGCGGAATCGGTTTGATCAGCAGCCGACTCAGCGTTGAAGGACCGATTCAGAAAGAAAAATCTTCGTTCATTGTTTCGGGAAGACGTACTTATGCTGATGTTTTTTTGAAAGCAACCGATGATTTCAAAGACAGTAAACTGTATTTCTATGATTTGAATTTAAAAGCCAATTATCAGATTAACGAAAACAACCGTTTGTATTTATCGGGATATTTTGGAAGAGATGTTTTAGGTCTGGGAGATACTTTCTCGACAGATTGGGGAAATACCACGGCAACTTTGCGTTGGAACAGTATTATCAGCAGTAAATTATTTTCAAACACATCATTCATTTACAGCAATTACAACTACAATGTTGCATTGAGCAGCAACAACAATACCTTCGGTCTCGATTCTGAAATTGAAGACTGGAATTTGAAGCAGGATTTCTCATGGTTTGCAGGGAATAAACATTCAGTAAAATTTGGTTTACAGTCGATTTATCATACCATCACACCAAGCAGTGCTTCGGGAACGAGTGTCAGCAGTTTTCCTCGAAATCCAAGATATTCATGGGAAAATGCGGTGTACATCAATGATGATTTTAAAGCAACAGAGAAGCTCACGATCAACTACGGAGCCAGACTGGCAATGTTCTCAGTCTTAGGCGGCGATACTTTTAACACCTACCAAAACGGAGTTTTAACCGATTCTGAATATTTAGAAAAAGGAAAATTTGGTAAAACGTATGTAAATCTTGAACCGAGAATTACAGCAAATTACAGAATCAATGAAGTAAGCAGCATTAAAGGTGGTTATTCAAGAAATACTCAGAATTTACATTTATTAAGCAACAGCGGAAGCGGAAACCCTACCGATCAGTGGATTGGAAGCAGCTATACCGTAAAACCTGAAATTGCCGACCAGATCAGCGCAGGCTACAGCCGGAATTTCAACAACAATAATTATGAATTGAATGCTGAGATTTATTACAAATCTATGCAGAACCAAATCGATTATAAAAACGGAGCACAAATCTCCTTCGACACCGCTGCGGATGTAGAAAGTGAACTGTTATTCGGAAAGGGAAGGGCTTACGGACTGGAACTCATCGCCAAAAAGAAAAGCGGAAAACTCACCGGATGGATTTCTTACACTTTATCTAAAACCGAAAGACAGATTAATGGCATCAACGATAACGAATGGTACGATGCAAGACAGGATAAAACGCACGACCTCTCTGTTGTTGCAACGTATCAGCTGAATCCAAAATGGTTGATCTCTGGATTGTTTCTTTACAGCACAGGAAATGCAGTGACTTTCCCAACCGGCAAATACGAACTGAACGGACAAACCGTCTTCCAGTACAGCAACCGAAACGCAGACAGGATGCCGGCGTACCACAGAATGGATCTGAGTGCAACCTACGAACCGGTTTCCGAAAAACGTTGGAAAGGCTCATGGTCATTCGGTGTATATAATGTGTATGGAAGAGAAAATGCCTACACCATTACGTTTGAAGACAATCCAAATAATCCGGGAACAACAAGAGCTATGCAGACTTCACTGTTCAAATGGGTTCCGAATATTACTTATAATTTCAAATTCTAATCTATGAAAAATATATTTTTAATCATATTAACTCTGTTTGTAGTAATCTCCTGTGAGAAGGAAATAGATTTAGATTTGGAAGATCAAAGCGGACAGATTGTGATTGAAGCTAATGTTACAGATCAGACCGGACCATATTCCGTGAAAATTACCAAATCGGTTGCTTTCACACAGGCAAATCAATATCCGGCAATCGAAAATGCACAGGTTGTTCTGAGCGACAACACCGGACAAACCGAAACCTTACAGTATACAGGAAACGAAACTTATAAAACATCAACATTTGTGGGACAGCCGGGAAGAACATACACCTTAAAAATTCAGGCTGAGGGAAAGGAATATATTGCCACAAGCACAATGCCTGAGGCAGTTTCTTTCGATGGTATCGAACAGGATTCTTTTATGGTCGGAGGCGAAACAAGTTATACGCTTCTGCCGGTTTTCCTTGATCCACAGGCTTTGGGAAACCGATATTTATTCATTTACACGGTTAATAATAATCCAAAAAAATATTTCTCAGAATTTTCAGATAATGTCAATAACGGATTGCCTAATCAGCGACCTTTAATTCTCCCTAATGATGACGGCGATAACCCTGATGATATCAAGGTGAAAGTGGGTGACACCATTCATGTAGAGATGCAGTGTATAGACAACAGTGTTTACTTGTTCTATTCGGCACTTCTACAACTTTCGGGAGGCGGTTCCGGTGGTGGAATTACACCCGCAAATCCTCCCAGCAATATAAGCAATGGTGCTTTAGGATATTTTTCGGCACACACCGTACGAACGAAAAGTATTGTGATCAATTAGATTTAAAAAAATAGTGAGAGCTTTTGTACAAACAGAAGCTCTTTTTTATAGATTTATTAAATCGGCTTAGGAAACGGAGGCGTGAAAAAATTTTGAAAATTTCCGTAAAGAAATCTCCACTGTCTGAGTGGCGGCAAAGATAGGAGTTATATAA
It includes:
- a CDS encoding DUF4249 domain-containing protein; translation: MKNIFLIILTLFVVISCEKEIDLDLEDQSGQIVIEANVTDQTGPYSVKITKSVAFTQANQYPAIENAQVVLSDNTGQTETLQYTGNETYKTSTFVGQPGRTYTLKIQAEGKEYIATSTMPEAVSFDGIEQDSFMVGGETSYTLLPVFLDPQALGNRYLFIYTVNNNPKKYFSEFSDNVNNGLPNQRPLILPNDDGDNPDDIKVKVGDTIHVEMQCIDNSVYLFYSALLQLSGGGSGGGITPANPPSNISNGALGYFSAHTVRTKSIVIN
- a CDS encoding DKNYY domain-containing protein; its protein translation is MLYRFRFLIYGFLIFIFLMMFALLFVSLSSKSEPIDYDSNKKDLNRIFTQFEGKIYAMVPGNGYYEVKGANTATFKIISESFSDAHIGYDDQHVYAGNIILEDLDPSRLTVLGNNYYTDGKTTYYCARNSEKNESLSAVGFVIRLGGQSLGLSDKPQNYWYPFKKLDESSTYLSKPGFAIAAGEKVAFFKGLEMKNSNPKTIRPVKIHYYDGDVRDSEGYFTDGRNVYFQDGQLPLKYNEKIHEIGIESDIPSRSAYLINPQNGMVYVNGKPFDESKAPYRLLGMNLKHAYQALFVSKDGLYFYDTEAEKVIRAGDNPFENNQFQEIAPDVFTSGNKVYFLKATEEWGRKRGLLSRTTHLIELEDVLASGIKKISRADSYNGSVWQHGSRYFYFDDAGSSQMMPSTVYEIKDINTVKLLAGDGTLGSEAIRDLSKRNMSTGGEGTTVVKAVTDSDNNWYDSYWVIFGVAGLVYAISYFFRNVKFHPFFIKDGYLIMNNLSFKKFEISDINKIIFSSFKAGSRSGGYSGKMQVLQKNGNTSRSFIFSSKITLVSQSENEILSYIRELQKELGIDGIESEVRH
- a CDS encoding TonB-dependent receptor, giving the protein MQTSSFKVAVSIAAVCFSTVVFAQQNYSVSGTVKDQKNGELLIGVSVKVAEDPSISVTSNEYGFYSLSLPKGSYTLLVSSPGFKDFQQSINLENDVKQNIQLIQEGDEKTSQIDEVVISAVKKDKNLSSAQMGTETLSIKQIDKLPVLFGEKDVMKTIQLLPGIKSNGEGSSGFSVRGGATDQNLILLDEAAVYNASHLLGFFSTFNSDALKDVSIIKGNSPAQYGGRLSSVLDVKMKDGNNKDYNVNGGIGLISSRLSVEGPIQKEKSSFIVSGRRTYADVFLKATDDFKDSKLYFYDLNLKANYQINENNRLYLSGYFGRDVLGLGDTFSTDWGNTTATLRWNSIISSKLFSNTSFIYSNYNYNVALSSNNNTFGLDSEIEDWNLKQDFSWFAGNKHSVKFGLQSIYHTITPSSASGTSVSSFPRNPRYSWENAVYINDDFKATEKLTINYGARLAMFSVLGGDTFNTYQNGVLTDSEYLEKGKFGKTYVNLEPRITANYRINEVSSIKGGYSRNTQNLHLLSNSGSGNPTDQWIGSSYTVKPEIADQISAGYSRNFNNNNYELNAEIYYKSMQNQIDYKNGAQISFDTAADVESELLFGKGRAYGLELIAKKKSGKLTGWISYTLSKTERQINGINDNEWYDARQDKTHDLSVVATYQLNPKWLISGLFLYSTGNAVTFPTGKYELNGQTVFQYSNRNADRMPAYHRMDLSATYEPVSEKRWKGSWSFGVYNVYGRENAYTITFEDNPNNPGTTRAMQTSLFKWVPNITYNFKF